Proteins encoded together in one Prunus dulcis chromosome 3, ALMONDv2, whole genome shotgun sequence window:
- the LOC117623440 gene encoding solute carrier family 25 member 44, which produces MAAPNSIGNTEINWDKLDKTKFYVVGAGLFTGVTVALYPVSVVKTRLQVASKDALERDTFSVVRGILKADGIPGLYRGFGTVITGAIPARIIFLTALETTKVAAFKMVEPFKLSEPTEAALANGLAGMTASLFSQAVFVPIDVISQRLMVQGYSGHAKYSGGMDVARKVIKSDGIRGLYRGFGLSVMTYSPSSAVWWASYGSSQRLIWSFLGQGSGSDEAVPGVGKIVLVQAAGGIVAGATASCITTPLDTIKTRLQVMGHEKRPTAREVVKGLIRDDGWKGFYRGLGPRFFSMSAWGTSMILAYEYLKRLCAKDE; this is translated from the exons ATGGCTGCGCCCAACTCCATTGGCAACACCGAAATCAATTGGGACAA GCTTGATAAGACTAAATTTTATGTGGTTGGAGCTGGCTTGTTTACAGGGGTCACAGTGGCACTGTACCCGGTTTCTGTTGTGAAAACCAGGCTTCAAGTTGCTTCCAAAGATGCTCTAGAGAGGGATACATTTTCTGTGGTTAGAGGCATTTTGAAAGCAGATGGTATTCCTGGTTTGTACAGAGGTTTTGGCACTGTAATCACTGGTGCAATTCCTGCTAGGATTATATTTCTCACTGCTTTGGAGACCACCAAGGTGGCTGCTTTCAAGATGGTTGAGCCCTTCAAGTTATCTGAGCCTACAGAGGCAGCTTTGGCTAATGGACTAGCTGGGATGACCGCCTCACTTTTCTCTCAGGCTGTGTTTGTCCCTATTGATGTG ATTAGTCAAAGATTGATGGTGCAAGGGTATTCGGGCCATGCAAAGTACAGCGGGGGGATGGATGTTGCTCGTAAAGTTATAAAGTCAGATGGCATCCGGGGATTGTATAGAGGGTTTGGACTTTCTGTTATGACTTACTCTCCATCTAGCGCTGTATGGTGGGCTAGTTATGGTTCAAGCCAGCGCTTAATCTGGAG TTTTTTAGGCCAGGGAAGTGGTTCTGATGAAGCTGTTCCTGGTGTGGGGAAAATAGTGTTGGTTCAAGCTGCTGGAGGAATTGTTGCAGGTGCAACAGCATCCTGCATAACAACCCCATTGGATACCATAAAGACTCGGTTACAG GTGATGGGACACGAAAAGAGACCCACTGCAAGAGAAGTTGTTAAAGGCTTGATAAGAGATGATGGCTGGAAAGGTTTCTACAGAGGGCTAGGTCCAAGATTTTTCAGCATGTCTGCCTGGGGCACGTCAATGATATTGGCTTATGAATATCTGA AGCGCTTGTGTGCAAAAGATGAATAG
- the LOC117621974 gene encoding uncharacterized protein LOC117621974, with protein sequence MQKESSSKPVRCLLAAMLCAILLVSPLTVFIFGFNVSYPQSIFATFANTSHDQIVLPHSLHRDISRLQIQLGILLERLHNESSDSKAIAKFSDQVLHIAISLDKLADSLSRLYRNSSPAKAEMSNVDEDFSDPEEAEEQFMGGKVFSSGEIYNYTSPKQNRLIGKKNFLGVEAVTPSIGLACANMATNLDRFMSYKVHSTCPDDWEIAQKLIVHGCDPLPRRRCFTKSPPHYTKPFSINSSLWTQPSGANILWNNYKCKDYSCLVSKETKDRRGFLKCSDCFNLSKKGWDTPTNKSESAEFTIDEFLGLKPEEIRIGLDFSPTTGTFASIMREKNVTIASSTLNLGAPFNEVIALRGLLPLYTSIGSRLPFFDNTLDMIHSTSFLDGWIGIELLQFVLFDWDRVLRPKGLLWIDRFFCHKEDMKLYLDEFNRLGYKPLLWRVVPKTDKLGDELFFSAVLEKPVRV encoded by the coding sequence ATGCAGAAGGAAAGCTCCTCTAAGCCAGTCAGATGCCTTCTTGCCGCAATGTTATGTGCTATTCTCCTTGTCAGCCCCCTCacagttttcatttttggctTCAATGTTTCATATCCACAGTCCATTTTTGCTACTTTTGCCAATACCTCCCATGACCAAATTGTTTTGCCTCATTCCCTGCACAGAGATATCTCTCGTTTGCAGATCCAACTGGGGATTTTACTGGAGCGGCTGCATAATGAAAGTTCAGACTCAAAAGCAATTGCGAAATTTTCGGATCAGGTGCTTCACATTGCCATTTCTTTGGACAAACTTGCAGATAGCTTATCAAGGCTCTACAGGAATTCTTCCCCTGCTAAAGCTGAGATGAGCAATGTCGATGAAGATTTCAGTGATCCCGAGGAAGCTGAAGAACAGTTTATGGGTGGGAAGGTCTTCAGTTCAGGTGAGATTTACAATTACACttccccaaaacaaaacaggcTAATTGGGAAGAAGAATTTTCTTGGGGTAGAAGCAGTAACTCCATCAATTGGGTTGGCTTGTGCCAATATGGCCACCAATTTAGACCGGTTTATGAGTTACAAGGTTCACAGTACATGCCCGGATGATTGGGAAATAGCTCAGAAGCTTATAGTTCATGGATGTGATCCATTACCAAGAAGAAGATGCTTCACAAAATCACCTCCACACTACACCAAGCCATTTTCTATAAACTCCTCCCTTTGGACTCAACCTAGTGGTGCTAACATCTTATGGAACAATTACAAGTGCAAAGACTACTCTTGCCTTGTCTCCAAAGAAACCAAGGACCGAAGAGGCTTCTTGAAATGCTCGGACTGCTTCAATCTTTCAAAAAAAGGGTGGGATACTCCAACAAACAAGTCTGAATCAGCAGAGTTCACCATTGATGAATTTCTAGGGTTAAAGCCAGAGGAGATCAGAATTGGCCTAGATTTTAGCCCGACAACAGGAACATTTGCTTCTATCATGAGGGAAAAGAATGTTACCATTGCTTCTAGTACCTTAAACTTAGGGGCTCCTTTCAATGAGGTCATTGCCTTAAGAGGCCTTCTTCCTCTTTACACATCAATTGGCTCAAGATTGCCTTTCTTTGACAATACCCTTGACATGATCCACTCTACTTCGTTCTTGGATGGCTGGATAGGAATTGAACTCCTTCAGTTTGTGTTGTTTGATTGGGACCGTGTCCTTAGGCCAAAGGGCCTTCTTTGGATAGACCGCTTCTTCTGTCATAAGGAGGACATGAAGTTGTATTTGGATGAGTTTAACAGGTTAGGCTACAAGCCATTACTATGGAGGGTTGTACCTAAGACTGATAAGCTTGGAGATGAGCTCTTCTTCTCAGCTGTATTGGAGAAACCAGTCAGAGTGTAA
- the LOC117622409 gene encoding uncharacterized protein C9orf85 homolog, translating to MMNGRHQNKFAWKPNLGVKINETEVGGRFRPLSDITGVCPRCKEQIEWKRRYGKYKTLTEPTKCQRCTKRAVRQSHHKLCSACAKEQGVCAKCCCRVERIVGKDPSEVEAEQKKLQEAIKNARERDRRTLIRAMNAGKATGLAKAATNKDDKAGDLFPSASLEEYAEASRDDNDDDDDEEGEEEENEDHVCN from the exons ATGATGAACGGTAGGCACCAAAACAAATTCGCATGGAAGCCGAACCTCGGCGTCAAAATCAACGAAACGGAGGTCGGAGGCCGGTTCAGGCCGCTGTCGGATATTACGGGGGTCTGCCCTCGCTGTAAGGAGCAGATCGAATGGAAACGCCGTTACGGCAAGTACAAGACCCTAACGGAGCCAACCAAGTGCCAACGTTGTACCAAGCGCGCCGTTCGTCAGTCTCACCATAAACTATGTTCTGCTTGCGCCAAGGAACAAGGTGTTTGTGCAAAGTGCTGTTGCCGTGTCGAACGTATCGTTGGAAAAGACCCTTCGGAAGTGGAAGCTGAGCAAAAAAAGCTTCAGgag GCCATAAAAAATGCTCGAGAAAGAGATAGGAGGACACTGATACGTGCG ATGAACGCAGGCAAAGCTACTGGTTTAGCGAAAGCGGCAACCAACAAAGATGACAAGGCTGGGGATTTGTTCCCCTCTGCATCACTTGAAGAATATGCAGAGGCAAGCAGAgatgataatgatgatgatgatgatgaagaaggtgaagaagaagaaaatgaggacCATGTTTGTAATTAA